AAAACAGCTATGGGAAAccctcttctccccccccccttacacacacacacacacacacacacacacacacacacacacacacacacacttgtatgTCTGGGAAACGGTTTACTGCAAAGTACTACTGTTATGGTCTGAGTGTTTCTGCCCCAACCCCCAAcgcaaaattcatatattgaaatcccaAGGCCCAAAGTGATGGCATTAGGAGTTGATTAGGTCCTGAGGGCAGATCCTCATGGATGGtattagtgcccttttaaaagaggcaggagagagagatcCCTCAGccttttcaccatgtgaggacacagcaagatgTCACGTACAAACCAGGAAAgcaggcccttaccagacactgcATCTGCtcgcaccttgatcttggacttcttagcctccataagtctgaaaaataaatttcttttgtttataagctatccagttgatggtattttgttataataactGAACAGACAACACAACCACCCTTTCCCATATGACATATATAAGACTCATAGATGGCCCGCTTGTTTACCTATGACAAGTCTACACagactctgtattagtccattttctatctTATAAAGGAATACctgaaaattgaaaatttataaagaaacaaaatatatttcttaaggttttggaggttgggaagtccacagcccaaggggcacatctggtgaatcTTCTGGGTGGGGACTCACTACAGTCTTGGGGCAACACAGGccatcacatggtaagaatgacAAGATTtctctcatgtactctccttataaagccaccagtccataccCACAACAACCCATTAAAcctttactccatgaatggattaacccattcatgacaGCATAGTTCccaggatccaatcacctctgataggccccacctttcaaatacaataatcagatttcccaccctctaacgCTGTTACAATAGGAGCAGTCAAGTTTCCAGTTCGTGACCTtttggggaacattcaatccatagtacCCTCCAAGTTCCCAATCTATATCTCATAAATCATTAGCTGAGCTGCTTGTTCCCattgattaaacaaacaaaattcctgTAAATTTAATTTGACCAAACTTGTCTCCTTCCCACAGGACCCTGAAATTTGACTGGTCATTAAGGTTAAACAAGCACTGGGACACCAAACAATCCCTCTCGAAAACTGGCGACCACAGGAAAGATCCTTCTTGCTCGACTGTTGGATCTCATCACCCACTCACCCCACTTCCCCACTCCGTCCTTTCTAGGCTTATTTACTGCTCCCTGTAAAAGAAAAGCCTTTTTCTGACTAATCTTTGAGATGCCTGCAGATCTTATGATCAGAGCAGTCTCCAGATTGCaactctcctcctccccccattgcaatcatctttttttttcccccttgataaACTTTAGTTATgagagcaattttaggtttacaagaaaaaaaaatgcatcaaaaGTACAGtgtggggccgaccctgtggctcactcgggagagtgcggggctgggagcgcagcagcgctcccgccacgggttcggatcctatatagggatggccggtgcactcaccggctgagcacagtgcaggcaacaccaagccaagcgttgcgatccccttactggtcacaaaaaagaaaacaaaaaacaaaaaacagaaagaaaaaaaaatacagcatgcCCATATACCTCCCTCCAACTCCCACCTCTTcgacagtttcccctattattaacatcatgCATTCGTGTGATAGCAAGGATACTctacaaagttcatggaaagatttgcattctcttttaattctatttttccatgaactttgtgaagtacccttgtatttgttgCAGCTGATGAACAAATACTGACACACTGTTACTAactaaagtctatagtttacattaaggttcattcTTGGTACAATTCTATGGCTTTTAACAAATGCACAACATCATGTACccaccattacagtgtcatacagGAGAGTTTAATTGCCCTAAAAATGCCCTGTGCTCACCCTATTCATCCCTTCCCTCTTACCTAAGCCCTGGCAtctactgatctttttactgtttctatAGTTTGaccctttccagaatgtcatatatttaaaatcatacaatatgtagctttttcagattggcttctttcacttagcattatgcaTTTAGGGTAACTCCAAGTTTTTTTGTGGCATcattgctcatttctttttgttgataaataatatttcattgactGGGTGTATCacaagttcattcattcactgaaggACATATTGGCTTCTCCCAATTTggtagttatgaataaagctgctataaaaacattcaaatgcaggtttttgtgtgggcataaattttcaactcatttgggtaaacatCTATGAGCACAATGGCTGAACTGTATGATAAGCCTACACTTAGCTTTTACGAAACTGGCACACTTTTCTTATAATGTGCccccattttgcattctcaccagcaattgAAGGAAAGCTCCTGTTGCTTCACATACTGGCCAGGATtgggtgttgtcagtgttttggattttagccattctaataggtgtgtagtggtgtctcattcttgttttaatttgcaatcaCCTAGTGATGTATgatgctgagcatgttttcatatgctcatTTGCCATTTAGATATCTTTTTATACACATTATTGCAATTATTGTTCTGAACACTGCTATCTGagtaaaggattttattttactttcatgtaTTCCTTCTagaacatgttttctttctttaagtagAACTGAGATTCTGAACTATATCATTTTCCTGTCtcctgaaaaaacatttttaaaaatttcttgagaggCAAGTCTAATGTTATGAAATTCCTTCAACTTTTCCTTGTCTCCTCCACACTGAAGAATAATTTCTCTGTATGCAGTGAACATTATTCAGTAATCTTTTCTGTAAAGCCTTTCTTTAGCTAAGTCtagatttgttttatttgacAATGATTATACCTATATGTTCATTAGATGTCATTTCATTTCCATcagaaaatcatgaaaataacttcttgtttgtttctacagtaagaatgctgaagatcgTCGGGTCAAGGATAGCCTGGCTCAATTGAGATGTCACTTTACATGGAAGTTTCTAATTGAAAACTCTGAAATACCTGATTTAGAAAACAGGGTCTTGGATGAGATTGAGTTCCTAGACACCAAGTACAATGTGGGAATACACAACATGCTGGCCTATGTGAAGCACCTGAAAGGCCAGAATGAGAAAGCCTTGGAGAGCTTGAAAGAAGCCGAAGACTTAATCCAGCGAGATCATGCCAACCAATCGGACATGAGAAGCCTGGTGACCTGGGGCAACTATGCCTGGGTGTGCTACCACCTGGGAAGACTGGCAGAAGCCCAGACATACCTGGACAAGGTGGAGAGCACTTGCGAGAAGTTGGCAAGTCCCTTCCGCTATAGAATGGAGTGTCCTGAGATGGACTGTGAGGAAGGATGGGCCTTGCTGAAGTGTGGAGGACAGAATTATGAACGGGCCAAGGCCTGCTTTGAAAAAGCTCTGGAAGCAGACCCTGAAAACGCTGAATTCAGCATCGGGTATGCAATTACCACCTATCGTCTGGATGGCTTTAATGCAGCAAAAAAACGCACGGAGGGGTTTTCTTTGCACCCCCTAAGGCAGGCCATCAGGCTAAATCCAGAAGATGCATATATTAAGGTTCTCCTTGCACTGaagcttcaggaagtaggacaagaagctgaaggagaaaagTACATTGAGGAAGCTCTGACCAACAAGTCCTCACAGACTTATGTCTTTCGATATGCAGCCAAGTTTTACCGAAAAAAAGGCTCTCTGGATAAAGCTCTGCATTTCTTAAAAACGGCCTTGCAGGCAACACCTGACTCCGTCTTCCTGCATCACCAGATAGGGTGTTGCTACAGAcaacaaatgaaagaaataaggaaagctGCAAAGTTGCAGCCTAGCAGAgaggatgaagaaaatgcagacaGAATGATGAGATTAGCCATATATCATTTTGAACTTGCTATACAGAAAAAGCCCACATTTACAATAGCGTATATGGATTTAGCCAACATGTATAGAGAGCAAGGTGAACATCAAAAGGTTGAGGACACGTACCAGAAAGCACTCACCCTACATGATGGTGATAAGAGCCGATTGCAGGAGGTCCATTATCGTTATGGCTGCTTTCTGCAATGTCACAAGCAATCTGAAAATGATGCAATTACCTACTATTTAAAAGCACTATACATAGAACCACAGTCAAATGCTAGACAAATAATTCTCAGTGCTTTAGAGAACTTGGTTAACTGGCGAGTTGATCAGAATAAAACTGATGTGGAGAGTTTAAATCTGCTTGCGCTCGTGCACAGATTGAAAGAGGGAAGAGAGTGAAGCTCTGATGTCCTAGGAGAGACCCTGCACCTGGATGCTGGCCTGAGGCCtgtctttagaaatattaaatgttaacatATCTAAATCTACCATCATACAAATCTTTCCTCATTAGTGTCT
Above is a genomic segment from Cynocephalus volans isolate mCynVol1 chromosome 7, mCynVol1.pri, whole genome shotgun sequence containing:
- the LOC134382224 gene encoding interferon-induced protein with tetratricopeptide repeats 1-like; this translates as MSKNAEDRRVKDSLAQLRCHFTWKFLIENSEIPDLENRVLDEIEFLDTKYNVGIHNMLAYVKHLKGQNEKALESLKEAEDLIQRDHANQSDMRSLVTWGNYAWVCYHLGRLAEAQTYLDKVESTCEKLASPFRYRMECPEMDCEEGWALLKCGGQNYERAKACFEKALEADPENAEFSIGYAITTYRLDGFNAAKKRTEGFSLHPLRQAIRLNPEDAYIKVLLALKLQEVGQEAEGEKYIEEALTNKSSQTYVFRYAAKFYRKKGSLDKALHFLKTALQATPDSVFLHHQIGCCYRQQMKEIRKAAKLQPSREDEENADRMMRLAIYHFELAIQKKPTFTIAYMDLANMYREQGEHQKVEDTYQKALTLHDGDKSRLQEVHYRYGCFLQCHKQSENDAITYYLKALYIEPQSNARQIILSALENLVNWRVDQNKTDVESLNLLALVHRLKEGRE